A DNA window from Arachis duranensis cultivar V14167 chromosome 3, aradu.V14167.gnm2.J7QH, whole genome shotgun sequence contains the following coding sequences:
- the LOC127745808 gene encoding uncharacterized protein LOC127745808 isoform X3 produces MMTSKHVWKYNLEFGDVEESLMSDMLYLVLIKNDVTDFNKDLITMTKERLFYKVPFFEVKEQNCPPILEDILNVSKVTCPTILLLRGWQLVNHYPYHTATAARLSSFVSSHMFTTSEYVLEDVLGLGAAEKSPSGNSTSSSEDEKNRERGFHLESPKREEHDKES; encoded by the exons ATG ATGACAAGTAAACATGTCTGGAAGTACAATCTGGAATTCGGGGATGTGGAGGAATCACTGATGTCAGACATGTTGTATCTCGTTCTAATTAA AAATGATGTTACTGATTTTAATAAGGATTTGATTACCATGACTAAGGAGCGGCTCTTTTACAAAGTTCCATTCTTTGAAGTTAAAGAGCAGAATTGCCCTCCAATTTTGGAGGATATCTTGAATGTCTCCAAGGTTACTTGTCCGACCATCCTCCTCCTCAGGGGATGGCAGTTGGTCAACCATTATCCATATCATACTGCTACTGCAGCTCGACTTTCCTCCTTTGTATCCTCTCATATG TTTACAACAAGTGAATATGTCTTGGAGGACGTTCTGGGATTAGGTGCTGCTGAGAAGTCACCTAGTGGTAACAGCACATCATCTTCCGAGgatgaaaaaaatagagagcGTGGATTCCATTTGGAATCTCCGAAAAGAGAAGAACACGACAAAGAAAGTTAG
- the LOC127745808 gene encoding uncharacterized protein LOC127745808 isoform X1 — translation MACVCVWVVCFFFEYFFSAMTSKHVWKYNLEFGDVEESLMSDMLYLVLIKNDVTDFNKDLITMTKERLFYKVPFFEVKEQNCPPILEDILNVSKVTCPTILLLRGWQLVNHYPYHTATAARLSSFVSSHMFTTSEYVLEDVLGLGAAEKSPSGNSTSSSEDEKNRERGFHLESPKREEHDKES, via the exons ATGGCATGTGTTTGCGTTTGGgttgtgtgttttttctttgaatatttTTTCTCAGCT ATGACAAGTAAACATGTCTGGAAGTACAATCTGGAATTCGGGGATGTGGAGGAATCACTGATGTCAGACATGTTGTATCTCGTTCTAATTAA AAATGATGTTACTGATTTTAATAAGGATTTGATTACCATGACTAAGGAGCGGCTCTTTTACAAAGTTCCATTCTTTGAAGTTAAAGAGCAGAATTGCCCTCCAATTTTGGAGGATATCTTGAATGTCTCCAAGGTTACTTGTCCGACCATCCTCCTCCTCAGGGGATGGCAGTTGGTCAACCATTATCCATATCATACTGCTACTGCAGCTCGACTTTCCTCCTTTGTATCCTCTCATATG TTTACAACAAGTGAATATGTCTTGGAGGACGTTCTGGGATTAGGTGCTGCTGAGAAGTCACCTAGTGGTAACAGCACATCATCTTCCGAGgatgaaaaaaatagagagcGTGGATTCCATTTGGAATCTCCGAAAAGAGAAGAACACGACAAAGAAAGTTAG
- the LOC127745808 gene encoding uncharacterized protein LOC127745808 isoform X2 gives MACVCVWMTSKHVWKYNLEFGDVEESLMSDMLYLVLIKNDVTDFNKDLITMTKERLFYKVPFFEVKEQNCPPILEDILNVSKVTCPTILLLRGWQLVNHYPYHTATAARLSSFVSSHMFTTSEYVLEDVLGLGAAEKSPSGNSTSSSEDEKNRERGFHLESPKREEHDKES, from the exons ATGGCATGTGTTTGCGTTTGG ATGACAAGTAAACATGTCTGGAAGTACAATCTGGAATTCGGGGATGTGGAGGAATCACTGATGTCAGACATGTTGTATCTCGTTCTAATTAA AAATGATGTTACTGATTTTAATAAGGATTTGATTACCATGACTAAGGAGCGGCTCTTTTACAAAGTTCCATTCTTTGAAGTTAAAGAGCAGAATTGCCCTCCAATTTTGGAGGATATCTTGAATGTCTCCAAGGTTACTTGTCCGACCATCCTCCTCCTCAGGGGATGGCAGTTGGTCAACCATTATCCATATCATACTGCTACTGCAGCTCGACTTTCCTCCTTTGTATCCTCTCATATG TTTACAACAAGTGAATATGTCTTGGAGGACGTTCTGGGATTAGGTGCTGCTGAGAAGTCACCTAGTGGTAACAGCACATCATCTTCCGAGgatgaaaaaaatagagagcGTGGATTCCATTTGGAATCTCCGAAAAGAGAAGAACACGACAAAGAAAGTTAG
- the LOC127745808 gene encoding uncharacterized protein LOC127745808 isoform X4, protein MTSKHVWKYNLEFGDVEESLMSDMLYLVLIKNDVTDFNKDLITMTKERLFYKVPFFEVKEQNCPPILEDILNVSKVTCPTILLLRGWQLVNHYPYHTATAARLSSFVSSHMFTTSEYVLEDVLGLGAAEKSPSGNSTSSSEDEKNRERGFHLESPKREEHDKES, encoded by the exons ATGACAAGTAAACATGTCTGGAAGTACAATCTGGAATTCGGGGATGTGGAGGAATCACTGATGTCAGACATGTTGTATCTCGTTCTAATTAA AAATGATGTTACTGATTTTAATAAGGATTTGATTACCATGACTAAGGAGCGGCTCTTTTACAAAGTTCCATTCTTTGAAGTTAAAGAGCAGAATTGCCCTCCAATTTTGGAGGATATCTTGAATGTCTCCAAGGTTACTTGTCCGACCATCCTCCTCCTCAGGGGATGGCAGTTGGTCAACCATTATCCATATCATACTGCTACTGCAGCTCGACTTTCCTCCTTTGTATCCTCTCATATG TTTACAACAAGTGAATATGTCTTGGAGGACGTTCTGGGATTAGGTGCTGCTGAGAAGTCACCTAGTGGTAACAGCACATCATCTTCCGAGgatgaaaaaaatagagagcGTGGATTCCATTTGGAATCTCCGAAAAGAGAAGAACACGACAAAGAAAGTTAG